From Verrucomicrobiota bacterium, a single genomic window includes:
- a CDS encoding SDR family NAD(P)-dependent oxidoreductase codes for MEAVDLSNAFCTLGYTDDYRSRETNMTEEKWDQIFAVNTKGPFFVIRAATPLLKKGPSSSVVNISSAAGVSGFGSSVAYCASKGTLNTMTKTLARALAPKIRVNAVYPGPIDSRWLRQGMTEEEIQDRVSSLPISEIVSPDDVADTVAYLATGTSKTTGQLLTVDCGRSM; via the coding sequence TTGGAAGCAGTTGACCTTAGCAACGCTTTTTGCACGCTGGGCTACACTGATGATTACAGGTCGAGGGAAACAAATATGACGGAAGAAAAATGGGATCAGATTTTTGCGGTAAATACCAAGGGCCCATTTTTTGTCATTCGTGCCGCCACTCCCTTACTTAAAAAGGGCCCCTCATCTTCCGTCGTTAATATCTCGTCTGCCGCTGGGGTTTCTGGCTTTGGATCTTCAGTTGCTTATTGCGCAAGTAAGGGCACTCTTAATACCATGACCAAAACATTGGCTCGGGCCCTTGCTCCGAAAATCCGGGTTAATGCCGTTTACCCGGGACCGATAGACAGTCGATGGCTGAGGCAAGGCATGACGGAGGAAGAAATTCAAGATCGTGTTTCGTCCTTACCTATATCCGAGATCGTTTCTCCTGATGATGTCGCCGATACGGTTGCATACCTGGCAACAGGCACCAGTAAAACTACCGGCCAATTGCTAACCGTTGATTGCGGACGAAGCATGTAA